Within Pangasianodon hypophthalmus isolate fPanHyp1 chromosome 11, fPanHyp1.pri, whole genome shotgun sequence, the genomic segment gtgtttaatattttaatagttggattatataaaattaatttgtacTGAGcagtcaaacaaataaaaaatgttttatgttataCACAAATAGCTAGTTTTCTATAGTGCTAATAAACACTCAATGTAAAGGCAAAGGTTAGATGCTTAATAGGAATTTAGCCATTTCTAAAACTTTAGATGCACTTACCTTATTCTTTCAGAGTCTCATAATAATTAGTCTTttagattaaaatgtttgagatttgtatctgatttttttttttaaatcttaaaaccATAATATGTAATTTTGAATTATAtgttttaaaggcaaatctCATCACTAGGCATGTTCGAAATATTGGTAAAATATTGGTTTTAAACAcaacagaggaaaaaatatatttaatgtgattaatgtgtttaatgtatataattgatataaagatataaaattcatattcatacttCTTTCAGATTCCAAGCTCCATAATACGGACTCTGTTTATAGTACTGACTGGAGTTTAATGTTAGGAACATCatgaatgatttatttacttttaattaaggAATTACTAGTTAACtcttttggtttaatttttccTGTAAATTTTAATccctaaatttaatttaaatatgatgtcttctgtgtgttttgttttccccACAGTGGGAGCCATAATTAACCCCAGAGTTCAGGGGACATTTAGTGAACCTATGGTTCCAAGGATGGTTGAGGCATGTGTAGGAGCACACACAACCATCAGCTGCACTTTTCACACCGATGCTAAAGGGCTCAAAGTGAGCTGGTGTTTTGGCAAAACTTCTGACTTTAAAGAGTGTAAGAAGATTGAATTCCACTCATCAAATGGATCCAGTGTGAGTCATTACcatgaagacaaagaaatgacTGCTTCACATTTGACTATTAGAAATGTTACTTTCAGTGACATTGGATGGTATTTTTGTGAGGTCACACAGGATATTCCTCAACTCATCAAAAACCACAGCAATGGATCTGAACTGGTCATTTGTAAGTACTACATCATATATGAGGAATTATATAACAAACCAGTCAGAACATATCTGAAGGTATACGGTCACTCTGTGTTCATGTTAAAAATATTGATGTACCAAATACATTATAGTGAAAGGGAGTCATAGCAAGGTTAGACGTAACAGACCAATGTGTTTACATATGAGTTACAACATGCCATTGTCGCTTTTgtgtcacttttttaaaattaagaaaatctAAATTTTTAAATCTCAACAAACCttatttcatatattcatttattttataaattttgaaatgttactgggagtcaaACAAGCCATATTTAAATGAAGAGTATACCGTGTCCTTTTCGTCTTTATTGACATGCTGCACTAGTGTAGGAGTTCAACAATACAAATGGACAAATCTCTCAGTTCATGCACCTCTGCTAGTTCCTAGACAACACTGAGTGACTCAGAATCAGTGGAAcacaacagaagtcaagaaaacaGACCTGAAAATATGCCAAAACATTTATTGAATATGGATTTACCagtcctaaattataaatgttgaatttaaaaaagagcTGGGTGGTCAAGTCTTGGGGTTGTAGAAAAATGTCCATTTGTACAAAAAAGTTTGGAAAGATCTGAGTTAAGTGCTTAGCATACACGTTCATTATTCTCAGAAATAACTAATTAGAATTAAACTGAGCATGAGTGATATCTCACAACACCATCTCTCACTAACTACGCTACATCTAACGAAGCTATCTCATATTACCATGTTTCTCTTTTACAGATTCACCCACAGAGAGTAATTTGGAGGTCAACacaacatatttaaatacaacTTGTGGTAAAATATTGGCTTTTatagtcttttttttgtgtattcatTGAAAGATTTTCTACAGTCACAGCTAGTTATTATACTTGAgatatttttttagtttcagtGCTGGATTGAGGTAACCGGAGAGGTTAAGAAGAACACTTACTAAGATTTAGgtcattacagtacattatctTAGTGATGCCTTCTGTATTTAAGTACTTTAAGTTGTGACCCAAAATTAGTTTAATTTTAATCgttattatcatcatcttcatcaacaTTTCAAAGTCAACATACTTTACATTACAACTTACTTTACAAACAGCAAGtgataatagaaaaaaatgacatctaagCAAGTgataatatcttgaatatatgtTGAATTTATCTAgtgtttcctattataagattttaataaaccaaatataagataattaaacctatttctatgAATTTTTTCTGATTTCAAGCATAAAACACCTTTGCGCTATTAGCAGATAATTTAACTAATTTTAAGCagttatttctagaaagaagcagcatttttggccaatagaaaaagaaagtgtaaagcttgaaatgagaaaaaatgtctaaaaataggTTTAGTAATCTTACATAtcatttactgtaatcttataataggaaatactagataaatctgattatattcaagatatttttacatgCTAAGTTGTAATTTCTTTGCAGTGTAATACCTGCCTATCCCACCTGCTTTTGTCTCAACCCACAAGTTGAGAACCATTGGTCAATACAAAGACTTAGTGGGAAACCACTAGATTTTGTGTAATCCCAGTTGTACATTTATTACTACTGAATGTGAAATTATTGTGAAAGAATAAATGGATTGTCTATCACACTGGTATTACAATAACTTGCTGCTACAGAAGCTTCTACCTTAAAGAAACCAACAAAATTAAATCATTGTCATTTGCATTGCCTGGGAGAGTTAAAAAACAATGCCCTTCTGGTCCACTATAATGTCAGGATATCGTAGCCCTCGCTATTTCATTCTTTAACCAGCACAATGTCTACAGATCCtgatacatttaacattttagtgaactcaaaacattctccatttaccctGATGCAATGCACAGATGCTTCATCAGTGTATCTTTCAAGCACCACAAGCACCCGCCAGTACTAGGGCTATAGGGTTCAAAGCCAGTTTTGGACTTGAGTGCAGTCTTGaattgttttctgtattgacttggacttgtctctgACTTAAtggcatttgtacttggacttgcCTTGGTCATGGGCATTGGTCTTGCTAAATATGGTCCTGTTAATGTCCCATGTCAATCACTGCAATACTAGCCAGTTGTGGGTATCTGTGAGCATGCATGCAGGAGAGGGCAGATGGCAGATGGAAAGTGTCATCTGCACTCTCCTGCACGAATGCTCATAGATACTCATGATTGTCTAGTATTGCAGTGAATGACATgggacatttttttcataaactcGGTTGGTTGAGAGTGCcatctgccctcttctacatTGCCCTGTGATGACCTGTGACataagcagcagttcaaaaagatgctaTTGTGTGggttcatgtgtcttggaggaagcatgtgttagtctTCATCCTCTCTGGTTTGTGCCTGTCATATGAaaggggagagctggctaggTGACCAAATAGCAACTCAGAACTCTTGAAGTGGCACACCTCTAAGTAATGCCCATAAGGAGGAAAAACTTCCCACAGAATGGCGTGTTCCTGGAGAGCCTGGGTGTCTGGCCCACCAGCTGTTGTGATGACTTTCATCACCCAGTAGGCCAGTGTCTGTTTAGACAGGGGAGCTTCCCACGTCTTTCCTCTGTAACAGATAAACAGTTGATCTGATCATCAAATAGCTGCAGTCCAGCCCAAATAGTACCATATTGTCAGGGCATAACTATACTGCATTGTAATCCATTGGTTAACAAAACTAGGTCATATGACTTTGGGCAGAATGATTTGGCCACCAACACATGCAAGGCATGCAGTTCTCACACGGTTTTTGCAGAACTAATCTCTCCATGAAAGCTAGAGATTATGCCCCTCTTGCTGAAATAAGCATGCATCTGCTTGTGGTATTTGGGGCCTGGTTGTGAAGGGCCTAATCAGTgagtgtttggggctcagagTGCAGACTTaacactgaattaaaaagaACATATTTGAACATCCTTAAGTTCACAGTAACTATTACTGCAAGACAGAAAtttattcttctgtttttattttgtgggGTCTGAGGGACATTTTAGAGGTGAGAGTGCTGTTTACCCCACGCACATGTGGCTGACAAAACCTGTGGGTGCTGGAACATAAAATCAAGCTGTGACAACTTAAGTATGCGGTGTGGCCAGTCTATTTGACTGTGCTGGTTTCTAGACTCTGAAACACCCTGTGCTCCTCTTTCTAGGGATTCTTTGGCATCAGACCCAAAGGGCAACATCCTTAACTGTTACTGCAAGACAAAAAACtaatcttcatttttttattttgtcactgTTTCTATGAATGCTGCATTTAAACCAGAatattcactgaaaaaaaactaGCCTAATAAATAGTGAAATATTACCTGGTTGCTCTAAAATCTTGAGCAGTCTTAATCTTAACGTCATCCTACTTTTTCAGTTTATAGTGATTT encodes:
- the LOC113547074 gene encoding uncharacterized protein LOC113547074, which translates into the protein MDYLLNRNFLLLLTVGAIINPRVQGTFSEPMVPRMVEACVGAHTTISCTFHTDAKGLKVSWCFGKTSDFKECKKIEFHSSNGSSVSHYHEDKEMTASHLTIRNVTFSDIGWYFCEVTQDIPQLIKNHSNGSELVIYSPTESNLEVNTTYLNTTCDSETPNASPWWLWVALAVGSALSVTTVIITMVICRRNKDFPVYENTKEASKRRWKEDQSLHLCMPSKGYSNKQTDTLKPHNNDYHPKGRQMSPRL